CTGAGCATATGACTGTGACTTTAATGGCAAAGCAAAGAGGTTTGCAATTGCATGATTCAATGAAGAGTTgctgttagggtttgggagatTTGTGGGCTTTTTAGTGCATGTTTTTTGTGGGGTTCAAAATGCCATTCATGGGACCCAATTACATTTTGTgagatttgtttcattttttctttgtaaccATTTTTTAGATATACAATTACTATAAGAGTACTTTATCTACtgaatttatatgtttgtttgttttttttgaaaattttctttttcataagactttaaaaatagtatattatgaaaaaaaaatatggtagaTAGACACTGATTAGGACTCAGGTTTAGACAACATATAGATTTAGATCTAAGAACATAtagattatgaaaaatataaatatatgtctCTAATTGTGTGTCTAACTAAAGAAGACTAGTAAGATCTaagagatttgaaaaaaaatttggttgtaGTAAGTTCAATACTAAACATTCtcaataattttcatttatatatatagtttacttaAATATCAGAaaatactccaaaaaaaaaattaacatattatgtattaaataaaagcttgatttcataatttccGAACGCTctgataattttaaatttaaatcgcATGTTAGGTTTAAACAGGTTTACACTAATGTGATTGTTTGtgggaaaataaaagagatgtggACTCGTCATGTGAAGTCCAAAATCTGCAAAATTATGTATGTAAATTAATGTACTTTGGGACCAGCATTCGCGTGGACATTATTACCATAGTTGAATTTATTTCCTTTCTTACAATAAGTTTTGATTATTCATATAAGCAAGGAAAGAAAGTAACTAAAACAATTTAGATCGATCTTTAAGGGAATCCTGCtgagaaaatttggaaaataataaaaatcgcttacaatatttaatttattattttctagaATGATAAATGACGttattctttctattttacaAGAGAATAGTTTATCtgttgaccaacaaaaaaaggaaTAGTTCTATCTATTCACAAATGGATGATCCATATTGGAGTATATAGAACAACAATTGAGAGACGATTCGatgataagtattatatgaaaacatTGAATACTACGTACAGTATAGTCAGCAATCAGCATTGatctataacaaatatattaaatcatatattttcataatagttggtttaaattcaaatatttagtCATTTGGTGAAGAACAAGCCTTTACTAACAACTATTTTAACGTCATGCTTTGGGTTAATGATGATTATTCGTCCAACcatttataaatcaaatatactATTTCATAGCAATTTTCAATAAGtttattagatatttaaattgAGCTGCATGGTATAGTGGAGCTGCATGCATGGAATGgggtttggttaaattatcaTTCTTCTTTGTATGACATACCAAatgtcatatatttattttctagaaGCTATCTTTTTTACTTGATTTATTATGTTGCCCGGCCCAGTTAATATTATATTCACTCTATTCAAAACACATTAGCAATTCATATATGCCTTgggggcaaaaaaaaaaaaatgagaatcagggaaaatcatcaaaaacaatGGGATCTAAAATTGAATTATTCTTGCAAAAGTATAGTGTTGATGGTAAACATAAAGGGAATATATAGTTCATAAATCAGACGTGGATCAAATCTTGCCGGATGATCGAGTTGATAAGTATCAATATATCACATAAGGAGATGATGTGATCTCCACAAAAACAACGGTTCAatcttttaatatgtttgattATCTGCTGATGACATCAACTAGTTGATTATTAGCAATTTAGCATCATTCAATGATCATGTACATGGACCacctctttctccttttctctctctctcactcactctctgTAAGATCATCCTTGCATCAGAGAGACAAAACATCCAAGAGACTAAAAATCTGGTCCTTGAGAGAGAAGAGCTCTCTTTTAATATTaggtctttctctttttccctcTATTAGTAGTAAAATTCATGTACTTATACGTagacataataacaaaataggTCCATGATGTAAAAGAGTACACACCTAACTTCACCTTGCTAATGATCTCTTACCTACAAACTCTCACTCTTTTTAGTACATCTCATTACTCACCATGACCCCATTTCATCTGCTTACGATCAATTTGGTAACCTTTTTGTCTTAGTTTCAACATTTGCAGGAATCAGTTTTAAGAAACAACTAACAAAAAAGGAGATAACTTTGAAAAGAGGATTGATGTGGTTTGATTTTTGAAGAGATGGAAgcatgtatatacatatatgtatgtgtgtgaaACTTTGGGAGCTTTAGATAGGGGAAGCGGATATAGATTAGAGTTCTCCCTATATATTTATGCATCCGGccattttactatattaatttatcgCACCTACCGTGACACGGTACATATTAACCATCATAGTAACTAGTAAGCTACAACTTAAACACAAGATACATTGTAATCATAGGACTATATATGTCCATTTCCCCGTACCGACGTGCCGTATGCTTCCATAACCTAATTTAGGTTAATTTGTCAACAATAACTTTAGGTTTATTTTAAACATTGTAGTAAACCATTTTAAGGTTTTATTAAGTTTAGTCTAGAAattgattaaaaagaaaatggcaactctatatatttacatttatgttGAGTCTCACTCATAAATTTGCACATGAAAATCTTCATTGATAAAAGTTACTGAAATTTCTTCGAATAACTAAAATGGTTNtttttttttttttttttttttttttttttttttttttaattgtatgaAGTCCTGAATATGggatgaaaagagagagataaaacaTACAATGTGTATGTTTGTTcttggaaataattttttttttaataacaaatgcttgattttttttttttttttgaaattagtaTGAGATTTGGTTATTGGAGATCACTCGCTTGTATATGacagtaaaaatattaagttgtatatttattctttttgcaaGTGAAATGTGGATCACTCTTAGTCTTACTAAAGGTGTGGATAAACGTAAAAATACTTACATACGCATGCGGCCATATATGCGCTGGTTAAGTAACAATTATTTTACCTTAAAAGAATTTGGGAACCTCTTTAAATTAATGCAAAACctcatctcttttctttctgTCTCTGAAACTGTCAACCTCATTCGTCTCAAACTCActcattcttctctctctctctctctctctctctctctctctcttttttctatcTTCCATGGAAGAAACCAATGGACGAAGAGAAACTCACGATTTCATGAACGTCAACGTTGAATCTTTCTCGCAGCTTCCTTTCATCCGCCGTACTCCGCCCAAAGAAAAAGCAGCCATTATTCGTCTCTTCGGCCAAGAGCTCGTCGGAGATAACTCCAAGAACATATCTGCAGATTCATCTGACCAAACGTCTACCAAGAACGATGAGAGCTCTGAGAATATCAAAGTCAAGGAAAAGGACAAGGACAAGGAGAAAGACAGAGACAAAGACAAggacaaagacaacaacaacaacaggagATTCGAGTGTCACTACTGCTTCAGAAACTTCCCTACTTCTCAAGCCCTAGGTGGACATCAAAACGCTCACAAACGCGAACGTCAACACGCCAAACGCGGTTCCATGACTTCATaccttcaccatcatcatcagccTGACCCTCACCACGTCTACGGCTTCCTCAACAGCCACCACCACCGTCACTATCCCTCGTGGACGTCGGAGCCTAGATACTACGGTGGAGGAGGACATCAAACATCGTCGTATTATTCAAGAANNNNNNNNNNNNNNNNNNNNNNNNNNNNNNNNNNNNNNNNNNNNNNNNNNNNNNNNNNNNNNNNNNNNNNNNNNNNNNNNNNNNNNNNNNNNNNNNNNNNNNNNNNNNNNNNNNNNNNNNNNNNNNNNNNNNNNNNNNNNNNNNNNNNNNNNNNNNNNNNNNNNNNNNNNNNNNNNNNNNNNNNNNNNNNNNNNNNNNNNNNNNNNNNNNNNNNNNNNNNNNNNNNNNNNNNNNNNNNNNNNNNNNNNNNNNNNNNNNNNNNNNNNNNNNNNNNNNNNNNNNNNNNNNNNNNNNNTATCTTCCATGGAAGAAACCAATGGACGAAGAGAAACTCACGATTTCATGAACGTCAACGTTGAATCTTTCTCGCAGCTTCCTTTCATCCGCCGTACTCCGCCCAAAGAAAAAGCAGCCATTATTCGTCTCTTCGGCCAAGAGCTCGTCGGAGATAACTCCGAGAACATATCTGCAGATTCTTCTGACCAAACGTCTACCAAGAACGATGAGAGCTCTGAGAATATCAAGGACAAGGAAAAGGACAAGGACAAGGAGAAAGACAGAGACAAAGACAAggacaaagacaacaacaacaacaggagATTCGAGTGTCACTACTGCTTCAGAAACTTCCCTACTTCTCAAGCCCTAGGTGGACATCAAAACGCTCACAAACGCGAACGTCAACACGCCAAACGCGGTTCCATGACTTCATaccttcaccatcatcatcagccTGACCCTCACCACGTCTACGGCTTCCTCAACAGCCACCACCACCGTCACTATCCCTCGTGGACGTCGGAGCCTAGATACTACGGTGGAGGAGGACATCAAACATCGTCGTATTATTCAAGGAGTActattcctcctcctccttattCTAATATCCCACCGACAATAAACGGAAGTCCACTAGGTTTGTGGCGTGTACCGCCTTCCACGTCAGCAAACACTATTCATGGCGTTTACTCAGCTTCACCAGCTTCGGTGTTTAGGACGCATGAGCAAGAGACGAGTAAGGAGCCTCACTGGCCGTACAGATTGATGAAACCCAATGTACAAGATCATGTGAGTCTCGATCTTCATCTTTgacaaatttttcttcttctttttttaacttataGCCGTGATGAgacgagaaaacaaaaaacaagaaccGGCATGGTGTGTAGATCTTGAACCTTTATGAGGTTTTCACATTCTAATGCGTTTGTATTATTAATAAAggaataatattttggttaattagtAAGATATATGTTCATCCATTTTCCTCTCACGTGTGTGTGAATGATACAATTatcactttttgtttgttttcatctgTTCATTTCTGAGTTCTGTTATGGCTTCAAGATTCTATATCTTTCAGAGAAAGAGGAACATTAATTAAGAGCCATGGAAGTCACACACACGTACTTTCTCTCTGTTGTTGCAGTCGAGAGAAATCTTAAGTCAAATTGTGTATCTTAACCATTAAAAACCCAAGAAGCCTCTTTAGATGCAAATGCTTTAAGGTCTCTGTCTAATTAAACGATCTTTTACCGAATCAAGAGGCAACGAAGAAAGCTCAAGGATGGGTAAATgcagatgttgatgatgattcgGTGACTGTGGGGATCACTGAAGACAATGGACAAGACaaaaggggagagagagagggagagttGAGAAGTGAAATTAAAGTGGTCCATGATTACAAATGTAGAGTTAGCCAAAGAGAGCTTTCACATCTTTCTCAACACAGAGAACCTAAAGCTAAAGCTTTTcctcaaaagctttcttctttagtttcttttcaaacctttttttggGCAATTCAAAGAGAATCATCAACAAACAAGCTGTATACCATATTTATTTGTTCATTTCTCTACCCATATACTCTGATCATCAATACAAAAtggacttgaaaaaaaaaagtagttagaATCAGCGGCACATGACCATGTTTCTCTTATTGCCTCCATAGAACAGCCTTTGAATGAAGTCTATATGCCAAGGCCTACAAGAATCAACAAATTATTAATCTTCTATCTGAGAAGAAACAATGATATCAATCCTCGTACCTAGCTGACCTTCAATGGGTTACACTAATCAAACATTAAAGACAACCATATATAGTTCTACGACTTTTGCATAGACAGAGAAATTTCAAAAGCTTAACTTTTCTAGTTTTGGCAAGACTTCAGTCACAAATATATGTGGCATTGCCTCACAGTATTATCACCATAACCACAATACGGATTTTTTGGCAAAAATTCGTGATGGTTACAGATACATAACGCCTATTTACTTTAGAATTACCAGCTGCGGTACATTTCATATCAAAGCTAACCGATACATAAAGGTTAAACGACAGCTAAACTTACTCTATCAAGAGTGATAATTCCAAAAGAACAACTTTGGATACTCTTACAGGTAATGCAGTTTACAAGTACTGAGATTGAACAGCAGAAGAAGTACTTTTGTTCTCAAGTTATTTATGTCGTGAAACATTGTAGTTGTAGCATATTTGCTAATGTGTAACTAACGTAACGCAAGAGCTACGCTCTTATGATACCACCAATTATCCTAAAGCTTTCAAACAAGTCCTAAGCAGATTATTGTGATAACAGGTTGCAGAAAGTGACATTGCAATCTATTTTACGGGGGAAGGACCAAACGGTGCAAACTCAGCCTGTCAATCAAAAGGAGGAGAGATAAGGTTTTTTCTAGACAAGTCTTATGGATGGTTTTGGAACAAGTTTTTGCAATAAGGATGTATATCATCACATGGGAACAAAAACACCAAAGACAGAAGAAAGACATATCTGCCCTCATGGGAACAGTTGTTTGGATGATACAAAACTGCAGAGATTAAACCAGAGAGCACAGTACCTCTGAGAATTACGTGATGCTTTTATCAAATTATGGAAAATTTAAGGATACTCAGTGAATGAATGCTGTCAAAGAGTTAACATCAAGAGCAGCTATAAAAGGACCCCACTAGTTAATGCAATGGAGAAGGAAGCATGTGATGAACAACATGATAAAAGAAGCACATAATAAAGACGTGTGAAGAGCATACACATTATATAAGTTAGGACCACTTTCTCTGctctcctgttttttttttccttttatataagatatgtaaaaGGACTAGTGGAATTTAAGGAACATCGGCCCACAACCCTAGGAAAGTTGCAACTTGAGGATGATAGTTCGAACAGTACACATCTCAAACCccttaacaaataaaaactcaaactcAATCTGTTTTACACAACACTGCAACCTGCCAAAATGGTCTTATTTTGGTGACCAAAAAAATCTACACAAATTCCACCTACCCTATAAAGTATAGACCATGTGGTTAATCCTTGGGACTATGATTTCTTATACCACTAATTTTCAGTAACTACTTGGCCTGCACTGTTGATCACTCGGAATCTCAGATGATCTTATGTCAGGATtcaggaaaaacaaatcaaaagttgTATTCATATGCAAATGTGGCCACTGAGAAGACATGGTTCATGACTGCTTGTAAAATATGACTATGTGATACTGTATAGATGATAAGAGTATCTTTATACAACACCATTAAGAATCAAATACCATGGCATTAGTCGCAATGTACAGGGTATAGAAGCAGTTTTGAAGATggcaaacaaaaccaaaacgtgAAGATGGAGAGGAACTAAAAGACATTATATTTGGTATAACTATGTTGAAGAATTAACATTATAGATGTGGTTCTCAAGAATGTGAGttgaaaagaaaaccaaatagaAGAAGAGATCCTGAAATAAGCTGCTTTAGCCAGAGGAGTGGAAAAGATTTTCGTTTATATCTGTGCATGACTTCAATTTACCTCTTCTTTTTGAGTTCGAGAGAGATGAGCTTCTTCGATACGGCGGGTGAGCATAGAAATTCCATAATGTGAAGCACTTGAAGATGCATAATACGAGGTGACTGTCAGCTGTGCAAACTTCGGGAGTGCATAACCTACCAGATattacacaaaaacaaaagttcagGTGCTTTCTTGAAAGAAAACAGACAGGCATATACCTAAAACAAAAGCATACGTGCAAGAAGCTACTAAATACCTACTACCACCTGGCATTTGTGCGTTTTAAACAGATAGAGGAAAATCAATCCTCTTGATGGTTTACATAATTAATGCAAGTAATTCACCTAAGGGTTAAAGTTGCAACTCTACACTGTGCAGCACAACGTGACTCGTATTCTAACCAGACACTAGTGAAAAAATGATCATGGCTCATAAAATTTCTTGCATTAAAAAGCTAAAATACAAAAGTTTCTAAGCGAACAACATACTGTAAGTTCAAAACACAATTTCTGAAGGCCATTTCACAAAAATTCAGGACAACAAAGACATTTGATCACTAATGCAggatatataaacaataaatatttaggCACAAGAGAAGCGAGTGAGCCAAAGAAGATTATGCTACCTCCAAACGCAGCTCCAACACCTGAATATACTAGCAGCAATGGAACCTATAAGGAAAAGGAATGAAAATTCATACGAGGTACTGTCAACAGACAAGAAGAAACAGGCAGAATTTCAAAACTAGAAGACAAGGAAAGAGAAAATACATACCCCCACAAGAAAAGAGAGCCGCTTTGACCCTGGAAACCGATTTTGAAGATAGGGGATCCCTGAAAGACCAAAGAGATGAGATCCATTGtagaaatgatatatatttgacGACATGAGAATCATGTGATACCTGTATTGAAAGCATGGACGGCACTAAGCAATCCACCAATACCAGACCCAGCCTATAGCACAGGAGATACCTAGTTAGAAACATAGTACAACTACATGCTCaatcataaaaatcaatttcCATGCTATCCAAATGGACTCACGGTAttccaaaccaaacaaatactaaaagaaaagtcaaaacCCAACAATGTGAATGAAAAATATCGGtgaactgaaaaaaaattggagaatatGATGCTCTGCACCCAACAGCTAAGACAAATAATTTCCAGTGAAAAATCTTAAACACAATACTGATCAGACACTGCAATAGACCAAATTAACACTAACCTAAAAAAAGCCATCTCACAAGTCAATGTGAAAAAAGCTTAAACCTTTACATGGCCAGCAGACGAAATCAATAATCACAACGCAATCGCCTAAGATAGAATTAAAATTCTCATTCTCAACCTAATTGCATCTAAATTCAGCTGATTGTCCACATAAAATCCAATTAAACTAACACCAATCAGCTCATATGCTcagttaaagaaagaaagaagacaatTTTTTCCTAGAAATCAGCTAAAACAACCACTAAAGAGAATTCCAAAAGAGGTAGGGAATGCTAAAACTGACCACTGCAGCAGCATCGTGCAAAACTGGAGTAACCATCCACTCTCCTTTCTCCTGAGAAGTGTTTTTTTCACAAGAAACATATTCTCATACTCTCTTAAactcaaaaaccacaaaaacactggaaaaagaaaaagaaaaaaaactaggcAACAAACTCACTGAATTAGGGTTTAAGAGAGAAAGGCAACGAGGACATCGAGCTGAACCAAGACCAGGATTCATTGTCGGATCATAATCAAGATTCCCACGACGAAGCTTCTCTTCGTATACTTCTCTCGTTCCCATCCTCTCCCTCTCTTCTCCGATCACCGTCTCTCCGAGAATGTTCTCCACCGCGTTGCTACGCCATAACTGAAGCCTTTACACGACTAACTAATAATGGGCCTAATGGGCTTTCTAATACGGCCCAAATAGATACAACTACGTCATCGTCATCGTCTTCCCCAAATTCATTCGTGATGCCCTACAAAATTCTGGCtgctatcttcttcttcttcctcgatttAGTACAGAAACTGTAGTCTTATCAATGTACTCCCTTTCGttaccatcttcttctccttctgccCTTTTACCTTCTCTGTTTGCTTTTGATTCTTCGCGTCTTGTCTCATTGCAACCAAAGAAGCTAAATCGTCTTCAAAGTCACTTCTTTACTCCTAAACAACATGTTTCATTTCCACAGTCTAATGTCTCTAGTTACAAACCGTTTTGTGTTTCTTCAACTTCCCCACCAGAAGGAACAGTCTCAGTAGTCGATTTCCATGAGAAAGATTGGTCCTTTCTCGAATCTATGGAAACTGACTCCACTGAACATACCCAGAAGATCGAAAAGATCATAAAAGCTGGAGAAATATCAGAATCCTCGAGGGTTTTGGTTTCAATTAGCTCAGAGGCCTTCGTTGATCGTCTGGTGGAATCTTCACCTACTCAGCTCTTGCTTATAGTCCATGACTCCCTTTTTACGTTAGCCTGTGTCAAAGAGAAGTACGACAAAGTCAAATGTTGGCAAGGGGAAATGATCTATGTCCCTGAGAAATGGTCTCCGTTAGACGCCGTGTTTCTTTACTTTCTTCCAGCTTTGCCTTTCGACCTCGACGAGCTGTTCAAGACACTCTCTCAACGTTGTTCCCCAGGTACAATGTTTTGACctttcttcactttctctctgTCTCAGGCTAAAAATTGTTTGGGGTCTTAGTTTGTAACACATTCCGGTCTAATGCTTGTATCAGGTGCACGAGTAGTAATCAGTCACCCGCAAGGTAGACAAGGCTTGGAGCAGCAAAGGAAGGAGTTTTCGGATGTGGTCGTCTCTGATTTACCTGATGATTCCACATTGAGGAATGTTGCTAAGAAGCATTCATTTGAGCTAACCCAGTTTGTTGATGAGCAAGGGCTTTATCTCGCTGTTCTGAAATCCTCCAAACAATAGATTATGTCAAGAGACCATCGTCATAAATCATCttatgtatgatatatatatatatatatatatatatattttgtttttgcctGTTTGTGTTGTGATGAAAAATACACCCAACGATGGAGAATTATTCATTTTTGAGTAAAACAAAACCTTTGAAATGCAGAGATCTTTACATGAAATAAAACAACCAAAGGTATTTTACTGCGTTCTCCATGACGCCAAAACAATCCAAGATATtgtataaaaaaacttttagaagATAGAAAACCTCAATCTGTTACTTGTCTCAAACAAGTTGTACTCTTCACCAACTatgttctctttctccttcttacTATTGCCGTTAGGATCACCAAAGACATGATCTCCTGAGAACTGCAACGAGAAATCCCCTAAAATTCCATCTTTTGAATGAGCAGGATTCGACTTACTTCTTGTTGATAGAGCAACCGGGCCACCAAAGTGGAATAAGGAGAagttttcatcatcatcagtttgtAGACCTCCGCTCCTTGGAGTTTTCTTCACAGgcatttcttttaatttcctctCATCTGCTTCCTTCAGATAACTGTGCTCTGATGGCTCAAGAGTTTGAGCTTGGTCCACAGTGTTCATAGACGTGGTTTCAGCAAACGGATGGAAAACTGGAACTGGCCCGGAGCTGAAGAAAGGGGCTGCTGAATGGTTCAATGGGGTCCAGTACTGCACGCATAGAGGGGACTCTCCATTCAGACTGTATCCAAGAGGACCAGTGTATACATAATGGTTAGGATGAGGATATTGCATTAATCCGTTGGCTGGAGCTGCAGACCATGAGACTGGAGCTTGATGATAGTAGCCCATCGTTGAAGGAGACTGGAAGACTGATGACAATGATATACTCTGGTTAAGCATTTGGGGAAACATCATATTTTGTGGCTGGGGC
The Camelina sativa cultivar DH55 chromosome 6, Cs, whole genome shotgun sequence genome window above contains:
- the LOC104793112 gene encoding zinc finger protein 8-like isoform X1 — its product is MEETNGRRETHDFMNVNVESFSQLPFIRRTPPKEKAAIIRLFGQELVGDNSENISADSSDQTSTKNDESSENIKDKEKDKDKEKDRDKDKDKDNNNNRRFECHYCFRNFPTSQALGGHQNAHKRERQHAKRGSMTSYLHHHHQPDPHHVYGFLNSHHHRHYPSWTSEPRYYGGGGHQTSSYYSRSTIPPPPYSNIPPTINGSPLGLWRVPPSTSANTIHGVYSASPASVFRTHEQETSKEPHWPYRLMKPNVQDHVSLDLHL
- the LOC104793110 gene encoding uncharacterized protein LOC104793110 encodes the protein MYSLSLPSSSPSALLPSLFAFDSSRLVSLQPKKLNRLQSHFFTPKQHVSFPQSNVSSYKPFCVSSTSPPEGTVSVVDFHEKDWSFLESMETDSTEHTQKIEKIIKAGEISESSRVLVSISSEAFVDRLVESSPTQLLLIVHDSLFTLACVKEKYDKVKCWQGEMIYVPEKWSPLDAVFLYFLPALPFDLDELFKTLSQRCSPGARVVISHPQGRQGLEQQRKEFSDVVVSDLPDDSTLRNVAKKHSFELTQFVDEQGLYLAVLKSSKQ
- the LOC104793112 gene encoding zinc finger protein 8-like isoform X2, with the protein product MEETNGRRETHDFMNVNVESFSQLPFIRRTPPKEKAAIIRLFGQELVGDNSKNISADSSDQTSTKNDESSENIKVKEKDKDKEKDRDKDKDKDNNNNRRFECHYCFRNFPTSQALGGHQNAHKRERQHAKRGSMTSYLHHHHQPDPHHVYGFLNSHHHRHYPSWTSEPRYYGGGGHQTSSYYSRSTIPPPPYSNIPPTINGSPLGLWRVPPSTSANTIHGVYSASPASVFRTHEQETSKEPHWPYRLMKPNVQDHVSLDLHL
- the LOC104793111 gene encoding uncharacterized protein LOC104793111 isoform X2; translation: MGTREVYEEKLRRGNLDYDPTMNPGLGSARCPRCLSLLNPNSEKGEWMVTPVLHDAAAVAGSGIGGLLSAVHAFNTGIPYLQNRFPGSKRLSFLVGVPLLLVYSGVGAAFGGYALPKFAQLTVTSYYASSSASHYGISMLTRRIEEAHLSRTQKEEAEFAPFGPSPVK
- the LOC104793111 gene encoding uncharacterized protein LOC104793111 isoform X1 yields the protein MGTREVYEEKLRRGNLDYDPTMNPGLGSARCPRCLSLLNPNSEKGEWMVTPVLHDAAAVAGSGIGGLLSAVHAFNTGIPYLQNRFPGSKRLSFLVGVPLLLVYSGVGAAFGGYALPKFAQLTVTSYYASSSASHYGISMLTRRIEEAHLSRTQKEEALAYRLHSKAVLWRQ